A region from the Hydra vulgaris chromosome 08, alternate assembly HydraT2T_AEP genome encodes:
- the LOC136083348 gene encoding general transcription factor II-I repeat domain-containing protein 2-like, whose amino-acid sequence MASSKSKQRKIDKECRLFNDEWQTKYFFVECNSVLVCLICNESVSVCKEYNLRRHYDTKHSKTYNQFVNEVRKEKSIKLKNKLFEQQDLLKRGNTETENAAIASYEMSLLLAKNCKPFNDGEITTESLEIVFKNICPEKLKILNNISLSRQTITQRTWGVANDLIIFIRGIDNDFLVTKELLDIYPMQGRTTGEDIFLAMKKVFKKFNLTYNRLILFTLDGGSSMIGKKMGDVSRLENKMAENKLSLIELHCIIHQQNLTAKNMDVENVMSAVVIAINSIKSSALRSRQFEAFLAENDSEYGDLPYYTEVK is encoded by the exons ATGGCATCTTCAAAATCAAAACAACGAAAAATCGACAAGGAATGTCGTTTATTTAATGATGAATGGcaaactaaatacttttttgttgaaTGTAATTCAGTGCTAGTATGTTTAATATGTAATGAATCGGTTTCAGTGTGCAAGGAATATAATTTAAGGAGGCACTATGatacaaaacattcaaaaacttATAATCAGTTTGTCAACGAAGTGCGGaaagaaaaatcaattaaattgaaaaataagttatttgaacaacaagatttgttaaAAAGGGGCAACACTGAAACAGAAAATGCTGCTATTGCAAGTTATGAGATGAGTCTTCTTTTAGCTAAAAATTGTAAACCATTTAATGATGGGGAAATTACTACGGAATCTCTTGAAATTGTGTTCAAAAACATTTGTcctgaaaaattgaaaattttaaataatatctccCTCTCAAGACAAACAATTACACAAAGAACATGGGGTGTTGCTAATGATCTGA ttatttttattcgtGGTATTGATAATGATTTTCTTGTTACTAAAGAGCTACTTGACATCTATCCTATGCAAGGCAGAACAACAGGAGAAGACATTTTTCTTGCCatgaagaaagtttttaaaaagttcaacttGACTTACaatagattaattttatttacattagatGGCGGCAGCTCaatgattggaaaaaaaatggGTGATGTTTCCAGACTGGAAAATAAAATGGCAGAAAACAAATTGTCATTAATTGAGCTGCATTGTATTATTCATCAGCAAAATTTAACAGCAAAGAATATGGATGTGGAAAATGTAATGTCTGCAGTAGTTATAGCAATAAACAGCATTAAGTCCAGTGCATTACGAAGTAGGCAGTTTGAGGCTTTTCTTGCTGAAAATGACTCTGAATATGGTGATCTGCCTTATTATACTGAGGTGAAATAG
- the LOC136083349 gene encoding general transcription factor II-I repeat domain-containing protein 2-like, producing the protein MLDFFKIINKDYPPELEEKEFIEKFAFLVDLTQHYNILNKELQGKDQLIGKMYNILAFQLKLTLWEQQLRTGNFSHFPTLGELNHGNTAKFVICIAELKTRFSKRFADVKNHADKIQLFTVPFSADIETVPVKFQMELIDLQCSDALREAYNKQNLLLFYKNLDQNKYTNFVNNAKMMGILFGSIYLCESVFSYEICKIQNKICTDRS; encoded by the coding sequence ATGTtggattttttcaaaattatcaacaaaGATTATCCACCAGAGCTAGAAGAAAAagagtttattgaaaaatttgcaTTTCTAGTAGACTTGACCCAACATTACAATATACTTAACAAAGAACTCCAAGGAAAAGATCAATTAATTGGAAAAATGTACAACATTCTAGCTTTTCAGTTGAAATTAACTTTGTGGGAGCAGCAGTTACGCACTGGAAATTTCAGCCATTTTCCAACTTTGGGTGAGCTGAATCATGGAAACACAGCAAAATTTGTTATCTGTATTGCTGAATTGAaaacaagattttcaaaaaggTTTGCAGATGTTAAGAATCATGCAGACAAAATCCAATTGTTTACAGTGCCATTCTCTGCTGATATTGAAACTGTACCAGTTAAATTCCAAATGGAGTTAATTGATCTTCAATGCAGCGATGCCTTGAGAGAAgcatataataaacaaaatttattgttattttacaaaaatcttgACCAAAATAAGTACACCAACTTCGTCAACAATGCAAAAATGATGGGTATCTTATTTGGTAGCATATATTTGTGTGAAAGTGTTTTCTCGTATGAAATTTGCAAAATCCAAAACAAGATCTGTACTGACAGATCCTAA